Proteins encoded together in one Streptomyces sp. NBC_01216 window:
- a CDS encoding YbaB/EbfC family nucleoid-associated protein — MPTRLALRAFTGLGFLLTLCAGTLAFPVTAQAHGDTVKVEVTGQRDGHITTKITWEDDGDAVEETVAATVNATSPDGTRAMGPWRLVRDPGTRTGWSTAEVLTPGTWKVTVDVGFPSLGHGEGEIAVPVVDPLPPGGTTPPVTGPAPTPTESAPVPSAPAPASATPSSASPAPSSSAAGDGADRTVWWSVIGLAGISLAAVAAGLLLRKARAGRS, encoded by the coding sequence ATGCCGACACGCCTTGCTCTCCGTGCCTTCACGGGTCTCGGATTCCTCCTCACCCTCTGCGCCGGGACACTGGCCTTCCCGGTCACCGCCCAAGCCCACGGGGACACCGTCAAGGTGGAGGTGACCGGGCAGCGGGACGGTCACATCACGACGAAGATCACCTGGGAGGACGACGGCGACGCCGTCGAGGAGACGGTCGCCGCCACCGTGAACGCGACCAGTCCCGATGGAACCCGCGCCATGGGGCCCTGGCGACTGGTCCGCGACCCCGGTACCCGCACCGGCTGGAGCACCGCCGAAGTCCTCACCCCCGGTACCTGGAAGGTCACCGTCGACGTGGGCTTCCCCTCGCTCGGCCACGGTGAGGGGGAGATCGCCGTCCCGGTCGTCGATCCGCTTCCGCCCGGCGGCACGACGCCGCCGGTCACCGGGCCCGCTCCGACCCCCACCGAGTCCGCACCGGTGCCCTCCGCGCCGGCACCGGCCTCCGCCACACCCTCGTCCGCTTCGCCCGCGCCCTCCTCGAGCGCTGCGGGTGACGGGGCCGACCGTACGGTTTGGTGGTCCGTGATCGGTCTGGCCGGGATCTCGCTCGCCGCCGTCGCGGCCGGCCTGCTCCTGCGGAAGGCCCGCGCCGGCCGGAGCTGA